The nucleotide sequence ATGACAGATTTGTTCTTAAAactaaaatgtgcatttattcatGATTTCATTGTAGTTATCTACAGACAGAAATGAGCCTTTTGAAAGTGttgtacattttgaaatgtgAACTTTGAGGTTTTGGTCTCTTGTTTGCAGTGATTAATAGAAGAACCACAGCTACACCAACTCATGCCCAAAATGCAGACTTCAGTGAATGTGAGAGAAACTACACTTGCTTGGCCATCCTAAATTTCGTGAGCGTAGCGTTTGCTATTAGACAGTCTTTAAAGCATCCAATGAAAATGTACAGAGCCTTTCCAGAGTTGGACTAATGCAAttacaatgccatgttttttttagaaataacttTCCATTAAAGGAAAGTAAGAAATATCTTTGTGTATGCTGTCAATTATAattcttaaaaagaaagaaaattggaaTCAGCAGGTCAGacctttaaaaaattataagCCAGGAAAAATGCAATCGATGAATCTTCTATTAAAAGACTTAGGAGTTGTATTTTTCCACATCATTAAGTGAAATGAAATTGGCAGGCTAGAAACATaaagttatagttttttttaatgcatatactTCAACTAAATAGACTGTATCTTCTGATCACTGTTTTAGCTGTGATACGAACCATCCTGACCAATCAAGAAGTCATCAAAGATCAGATGGGCATTTTGGTGAAGCTAGTTCATCAGTTAAAGGGGACTGCAGAAGAGAGCCCATCTCTACCACCGGAAACCCTTCCGGTTGCAACCCTTCAAGAGCTTCTGGTTTTGGAGGGAAAGCTGCTTGATCAAGAATTCAAGAAAACTCTGGTAATGTATATTGGTACAATACCATTATAAGAGATTATGTATAAGGTAATTCAATCCAATACGATTATCTCTCTCACAAAGAACCATAAATGGTTAACTATCCTTCATTGGAAAAATCTCTTTACTAGAATCCCCATTTGCACTGGCTTCTCTGACTGTGGTTCCATTCaactgtacattataaaacactgactattaaataaactctaaattaaaattaaatagataAACCAGATAAACAGTGctcagtgtttcccacagaatTACAGTATTACTGTGGTGAGGGCTTATTTGTACAATTAGAAAAACAAAATAGGCAACAAAGTGGCTCAATCTAAAATGACTATGATACGATATCAAGAGTCAGTGGGTTTTTTTATGCACTGAAATGTGGTCAGATGTTTGGCTTGGATGCTTCCATTCCAGGTGGAACATATTTTGTCTCTTACAGAGATTGATTCTACTTGAACTGTCTATCTCCTCTGTCATCTAAATCAAATTAGCTACATGTAGCTACACTTAATGCTTGCTGTCTTTTCCCCTTGTTTAACAGACGATTACCTTGGCACAAAGAGGAGGTACAGCCGTTAAGGACACTGTTTGGAGAATGATGGGATACCTCTTGACCAATGAACTTGCCAGACAGATGAATTGGAAAGGAGCCAATGGCAAGGCAGCCTTCAAGAACCTTATTCTAAGAGGGATAATCAATGGTGAGTCGCAGTGGTGTAGGTGTTGTTGCCTCTGTTTTCATTGAGATCTGTGCATTTGTTGGAATTTGCTGCTTACCTCACCCACAAACATGCATACACCTCTGGCCCTGTTTCAGAAAGCAAGTTCTTAACTCTGAGCCTGTATTGTTATACTCTAGATTTCAGAATGTGACTGGTGGGGAAAAGTTTGTCAGAAGTGACGTAATTCAGCTGCATCACTTTACAGCAGGGGTATTCAATTAGAATACAAAGGTCAAGTTAGAGAAATATCCCAAAAGGTCCGGAACATCAAAATGACTAACTTGCATTATCATTCAGAATCAGTACCCATATAGTTGTATCAGCATATGTTTTTAGTCAACAACTGACAATATTTCAGCAATATTCAGTTTTTACATCAAACTGGAGGGATAACAATAAAGAACTACTCCAATAATAAAGCTTTCTCAGACTGTTGTTGGATATAGGTTATCCTGGCCATAAAATGTGTACAAAAACTTAAATATTGCTCAACATTTAGCATGACTTTATTATATAAATTGGCCTTCTAACTCCCCACACCCAATCCAGTGTCCCTGTGTCATATGTACATTTGCACTCACTAAATAAATACTTAACtcttactttactttattttgctcaATCCTGTAATTTAGTTTGCCTGAGACCAGCACCAGAGTAATCCTAAAAGTCAGAGTATTATTTTTCAGAGCCCTATTTTTTTCAGCTCACATATTCTCACCCTATCAAGCCTGTCCTGAACGTTGACTGGAAAATGCATATGACATATCTGAGCTTGACAGTGGCATCATATGTATTGTATGTATGTTATATTGACTTTCAGTGTCACATTGCTTTAAAATTATGTGCTAGAATCACTGactatatatacattattactAATGTCTTGTTTCAACTGATGTCAAAAGTTATAAATTCTTGTCCTCCtgataatattttactataactTACTCAACCAACTATCTCATTATAGAGGCTGTACGAAGAAACCGActtacagcaacaacaacagatCAAGAAACTGAACTGTGGATTAAAAGGTGGCTCCATCTTGCTGGAGACAGAGATGGAGGACGCCGTGCCAGGCAGCGAACTGATAACTGATGTAACCGAGACAGTCTACTTGTTGAGAACAATGCTATAGTTCAGCATACTTTCAGCTACATTAATTGTTGTGAcaaatttaaagtttaatttgttttgttaactttgttcaATGTGGCttagttttattctgttttcagcCATTATAATGGGTGTTTTTTGCATTGGAGCAaccatcaaaaaatatatttaacgcTAGGCAGAGGTGCTGTCATTTCGTGAACACAAGTTGATTGTGACAGAGGACATTAGACACTATTTTTTCCCAAAACTTACAAGGGGGAATGCAAACGTTGTTCCACAGGAGCTCACGGACTGCAGATGTGCCCACAGGCATTTTTTGTTTATTGGCCCATTCAGAAAATCTAACATTTTCTATTTAGCTAActgttcattcattttaataaatggaaATGAATAACAAAAGCAGTCATTGTTTGTTACTAGAACTGCTCTATTACAAGGTGGATTGAGTATCAGAAAGAGGTTTGAGTGTTGTGAGATGGTAATGCAAAATAGTTATTGGTCCTTACCTGATTGTGGTCCTGTGTGGACCTGTGTGTCCTGGTCTATACATAATTGATGTCCATTTTCTAGGTTCTGAGCTGATTTCCCCTGACACATGGCTGGTACATAACTGACATACGGCTCATGTAAGTTAAGGGTGTGATTAATTCCTCTGGCCCATACCTGGCCCGCAGCATAGGTGACGGGATGGTATGGCCCTGATCTGGC is from Carassius gibelio isolate Cgi1373 ecotype wild population from Czech Republic chromosome B22, carGib1.2-hapl.c, whole genome shotgun sequence and encodes:
- the LOC127986833 gene encoding uncharacterized protein LOC127986833 isoform X1, with product MASAKKRPYSLSLLSQSSPTAVNVGCSGNERTAVSELCSERRCNITPTPLSRIREDVDSLSGGNITPSQVRTDHSGILINRRTTATPTHAQNADFSESVIRTILTNQEVIKDQMGILVKLVHQLKGTAEESPSLPPETLPVATLQELLVLEGKLLDQEFKKTLTITLAQRGGTAVKDTVWRMMGYLLTNELARQMNWKGANGKAAFKNLILRGIINEAVRRNRLTATTTDQETELWIKRWLHLAGDRDGGRRARQRTDN
- the LOC127986833 gene encoding uncharacterized protein LOC127986833 isoform X2, giving the protein MASAKKRPYSLSLLSQSSPTAVNVGCSGNERTAVSELCSERRCNITPTPLSRIREDVDSLSGGNITPSQVRTDHSGISVIRTILTNQEVIKDQMGILVKLVHQLKGTAEESPSLPPETLPVATLQELLVLEGKLLDQEFKKTLTITLAQRGGTAVKDTVWRMMGYLLTNELARQMNWKGANGKAAFKNLILRGIINEAVRRNRLTATTTDQETELWIKRWLHLAGDRDGGRRARQRTDN